GCCCTGGCACTCAGCGAGAGCCGGCGCCTGCATGTGCGCTCGCGCGCCGGCCACGTCCCCCTTCTGCTTTTGCGCCAATCCGGACACGAGGAGGCGAGCAGCGCCTTCTTCCGCTTCCTCGTCGAGCCGGCGCCGGCGCGCGAGCGACCGCTACCGGATGGATCGATGCTTCGCGGCAGCATCGGCCATCCCGTCTTTCACGTCATTGCCGAGAAGAGCAGGGCTCCTGCGCCGCTCGGCTTCTTCCTGGAGTGGAACCCCCATGACCGCCGCCTTTACCCCGTCGAGCCCCTATCAGCCGCTGCTGCGGCAGATCCACAACCAGCGCATTCTGTCGCTCGCCTTTCCGCATCTTCCGGCCGATCGGGTCGCGCGCAAGCGCTGGGGGAACTCGTGGCTTTCCCGCGGGCGTCCTGAGCATCCGCCCGTCGTCTTCGCCGACAAGGTGAAGAGCGCGATGCGTCTTGTCGCGCTCGATGGTTTTGCTGAAAGGCGTGGGTTTCACATCGGCCAGGGTGTCGCCGAAGCGCGGGCCATGTGTCCCGAGATCGACGTGCTGCCGGCCGATTCCGCCGCCGATCGGGCGCTGCTTGCAGGGCTGGCGGACTGGTGCAGCCGTTACACCCCGCTCGTCGCGCTTGATGGCGACAGCGGCCTCTTTCTCGACATCACCGGCTGCGCCCATCTTCTCGGCGGGGAAAAGGCGCTGCTTGACGATCTGCTCGCTCGCCTTTTCCATCTGGGGGTCGAGGCCCGGGCGGCGATCTCCTCGTCCGCTGGGCTCTCTTGGGCGGTGGCGCGTTTCGGCTCCGACGCTATCCTTGCCGAGGACGAGGCGGCGCGGGCGCTGGCGCCGTTGCCGATGGCAGCACTCCGGCTGCCGCGGGAAACGATCGAAACACTTGGCCGGGTCGGGCTCAAGCAGATCGGCGACCTCATCGAGGCGCCGCGGGCGCCGCTTGCCCGCCGGTTCGGCGCAACCCTGCTTCTGCGTCTCGACCAGGCGCTCGGGCGCGAGGACGAGCCGCTGTCGCCACGGCTGCCGGTCGCTGCGCTTTCGGCGGAGCGGCGTCTCGGCGAGCCGGTCCAGGGTGAAGACGATATATTGGGCCTGACGGAAGAACTGGCACTGCGGCTGAAACCGGAACTGGAGAAGCGCGGCGAGGGCGGACGCCTGTTCGAACTGCTGCTTTTCCGCGTCGACGGTGCGGTCTTCCGCATCGCCGCCGGTACCTCCTCGCCGCTCAACGATCCGCGGCGTGTCGCCGGTCTTTTCCGCGAGCGCCTGCAGGCGGTGCACGACGATCTCGATGCCGGCTTCGGCTTTGAAATCCTCCGGCTTTCGGTGCCGAAGAGCGAAAAATACGAGGTGATGCAGGAGGATTTCTCCGGCACGCCGGATCGCGCGCGTCCGCTTGCCGCCTTCGCCGACCGGGTCATGGCGCGGTTCGGCGCAGAAAGCCTCATGGTGCCGGCGCTCTCGGAAAGCCATGTGCCGGAGCGGGCGGCAAGCTTCCGGCCGCTCACGGACTTGGCGCTGATCGGCAAGGCTGAGGAACCGGCGCAAAACATTCCGGCGCCCCTGCTTGCCGCCGCCGCCCGGCCGCAGCGGCTCTTCCCAAGTCCCGAGCCGGTTGAGGCGGTTGCCGAGGTGCCAGAGGGGCCGCCGAGAAGCTTTCGCTGGCGGCGCACGCTGCACCGCATCGCGCGGGCCGAGGGGCCGGAGCGGATCGCCGGCGAATGGTGGCTCGACGGCGAGCCGGCGCTGGAGCGCGACTATTTCCGGGTGGAGGACGATAGCGGCCGGCGGTTCTGGCTGTTTCGCGAGGGTCATTATGGCGCCAGCGCCCCGCCACGCTGGTTCATGCATGGAGTCTTCGCATGAG
The nucleotide sequence above comes from Ensifer sp. PDNC004. Encoded proteins:
- a CDS encoding DNA polymerase Y family protein; amino-acid sequence: MSLAFPHLPADRVARKRWGNSWLSRGRPEHPPVVFADKVKSAMRLVALDGFAERRGFHIGQGVAEARAMCPEIDVLPADSAADRALLAGLADWCSRYTPLVALDGDSGLFLDITGCAHLLGGEKALLDDLLARLFHLGVEARAAISSSAGLSWAVARFGSDAILAEDEAARALAPLPMAALRLPRETIETLGRVGLKQIGDLIEAPRAPLARRFGATLLLRLDQALGREDEPLSPRLPVAALSAERRLGEPVQGEDDILGLTEELALRLKPELEKRGEGGRLFELLLFRVDGAVFRIAAGTSSPLNDPRRVAGLFRERLQAVHDDLDAGFGFEILRLSVPKSEKYEVMQEDFSGTPDRARPLAAFADRVMARFGAESLMVPALSESHVPERAASFRPLTDLALIGKAEEPAQNIPAPLLAAAARPQRLFPSPEPVEAVAEVPEGPPRSFRWRRTLHRIARAEGPERIAGEWWLDGEPALERDYFRVEDDSGRRFWLFREGHYGASAPPRWFMHGVFA